The segment AAGTTGAAATCTGTGATTCCAGAGAGGAATGGAGCCAGGCCCTAGATAACAAATGCAGAGCCCATTCTAGTGGGTCCCGTggctcctctgggcctcagtttcttcatctgtaaaacctcCAGGGCTATCAGGTCTTAGCCGAGAGCCAGGAAGCCAGATGAGGGTCTGAAGcacaggcaggatctgaactcagctccCTCTGGACTCCAAGCCCACAGCCACCGCTTGGAGGAGGAGGGCTGAAGACATGGGTTCGACTCCCAGCTGTCACAAgtcactgtaaaatgaaggggtcggGCTCCCTGGCCTCGGGGAGCCCTTTCAGGCCAGACTGAGGACCCTAGGATGACTGTAGTTACAGTCAGGGCGGCCTTGAGCAACACTCAGACTGGAAGGCAAGCGTGGCCACTACTGAGCATGCGCCCTCCGCCAGGAAGGTGAAGAGGTATGTGACGTCACCATAAGGGGCGGTGCCCTACGGGAATGGGAGGGGCTGCCCCATCTATCCACACGTCACGGCTAGGGGAAGGGCCTtgagggaatgggaggatagagCGAGAGAAGACTAGCCCCACCCCATTCCTACGGACGTCTCTCTAAGGGGCGGGGCTTGTAGGGTCGAAAGAAGACAGGTGTAAAGGTATGGGGAGGCTTGCGCACTGTAGCCCCCCCCACTTCCCAAACGTCATCCCCCCCCAGGGAGGGGCATATAGGAAAGGGCTGAGCTAAGGTGCTGTAGCCCCGCCCATATTCCTGACGTCACCAACAGGGCCCGGCATGGAGAGCCGTTTGAGTACAGGCTCCGCCTGCGGAGGGAGATATGGCCCCGCCCACAAATAACGACTCCGTTCGGGGCGGGGCTTAGAGGTAAAAGGAGGTTGTATGGGAGAGGAGGGAGTCTCGCGAGGGCGTAGCACGCCGTTACCGGAAGTCCTTCCTCCTAGGGCCTTTCCTCCGTCCTCTGCCCgttccccttcttcctctacaGAGGTCGTGCCCCGGAAGTGAAGCAGCCATGTTGCCCGGTGACCGCGGCATGAAGGAAGCGGAGGCTGTGTGAGGCGGCGTTCCCGGCCCCGGCTCCGGCCCCTCTCCATCTCCGGTCCCGGCCCGGCCCGGGTGGCTCGCTGACGGCTTGCCGAGGCCCGGCTCCGGCCCCCCCGGACCCTCATGGCCGAGCCCGGCCGCAGCGCGGTGCTGGGTCTGTACCGGGCCCTGCTGCGCCGGGCCCGCGGGCTGCGCCTCACCGACCGCGACTTCTACGTGGCGGCCGTGCGCCGAGAGTTCCGCCGCCCGCTGCCCCCTGGGGCCGGCCCGGACGCCGTGCGGAGGCAGCTGGAAAAAGGCCGGGTCTTCCTGCGCGGCGAGCGAGGCCGCCTGGTGTGAGGCCCGGGCCGGCCACGATGCGCTGAGGAGCCCCAGGTAGGTCCGGACGTGGATTAGGCGCCAGCTGTGTGCCTCTCGAGTACGCGCTTGTTGTGTACTCGCGGCGGAGCCGGCAGAGGAGGCCAGGGCTGGACCCCCGGGAGCGGGGGTTGGGTTGGGATTGCTCGGCCCCGCCGCCACCGGCACGTCCCGATTCCGGAGCGCTCGGCTTCGCCCGGGGCCCGCCCACTGCGCCCATTTCGGCCCCGCCTCCGGGCCGGAGGTTGGTGCTCACTCTACTTTAGGGAACGTGGCCGCGCGACGGGCACCTGAGGGGGTGGCCCAGGTGTgcctggggggcggggggggtcACGCAGCCCCAGCCCGTTGGGAGTTTGTGACTCGGTTCTGCCTGGCTGGCCTCGGAGTTGGCTGCCCCAGGACCGCCACCCTCGGGCAGGTGAGGGCACCGAGGAGGGCCCACGGCCGTGGGCACTGCGCCCCCAGCCTGTTTGCTTGCCTGTGTTATGGGTCGCCTCCCTCCCGGGTTGGGTGTAGGTTTTGTACCAGTAGGAGTCACTTGTgttccaaggtcactcagctggcCGTCCCTGGACTTCCAGCCTTCAGATTCATCCAGAGAGCTTTCTGCTCTACCGCGCTCGTTTACCTAAACCTTGCATTTTCTTGTCCCTTGGCATTGTTGTGGTCTGGGGTGCTGGGAACCCCGAAGTGGGGGTCTGCCTCGAAAGAATTCAGGCCAAGGCCAGGTTTGTTGTGTCAGCAGCAGAAGCTGGTGGGATTCCAAAAATGTGACCAATTTAATGGGAACCAGACCGACAGTTTTTGTACTGAAAGACTGaggatctggatgggattaaggaatggcaagtagtctggggtggTCTAGGGGTAACCAAGAAAGGGgcctggatgggattaaggag is part of the Notamacropus eugenii isolate mMacEug1 chromosome 3, mMacEug1.pri_v2, whole genome shotgun sequence genome and harbors:
- the MIURF gene encoding mitochondrial ribosome and complex I assembly factor AltMIEF1, which codes for MAEPGRSAVLGLYRALLRRARGLRLTDRDFYVAAVRREFRRPLPPGAGPDAVRRQLEKGRVFLRGERGRLV